A single window of Methylocella tundrae DNA harbors:
- the ptsN gene encoding PTS IIA-like nitrogen regulatory protein PtsN, translating to MSARAQSRLLGLTLLTNLITPEAIIPSLKANSKKQALQELSERAADLSGLPAREILDALIQRERLGSTGAGDGIAIPHAKLAKAHSMFGIFARTPRPIDFESIDGAPVDLIFLLVAPESAGADHLKALARLARMLRDPATTAKLRAARDVNALYAVLSEEAASHAA from the coding sequence ATGTCTGCACGGGCGCAGAGCAGATTGCTTGGACTGACTTTATTGACAAACCTGATCACTCCCGAGGCGATCATCCCCTCGCTGAAGGCAAATTCGAAGAAGCAGGCGCTTCAGGAATTGAGCGAACGCGCCGCTGATCTTTCCGGTCTGCCCGCGCGGGAAATCCTCGACGCATTGATTCAGCGGGAGCGTCTCGGCTCGACGGGTGCTGGCGACGGCATTGCGATCCCGCACGCCAAGCTCGCCAAGGCGCATTCAATGTTCGGCATTTTTGCGCGCACGCCGCGCCCGATCGATTTCGAATCGATCGATGGGGCGCCTGTCGATCTGATTTTTCTCCTGGTGGCGCCGGAGTCCGCGGGGGCCGATCATCTGAAGGCGCTCGCCCGCCTCGCCCGCATGCTGCGCGATCCGGCGACGACAGCGAAGCTACGCGCTGCGCGCGACGTCAACGCTCTTTACGCGGTGCTCAGCGAGGAGGCGGCTTCGCACGCGGCGTAA